Proteins from a genomic interval of Lemur catta isolate mLemCat1 chromosome 17, mLemCat1.pri, whole genome shotgun sequence:
- the EMILIN3 gene encoding EMILIN-3, which produces MTIKANSWVPRVNFTSKIRRKSGFIVAPESDNRIPPENPRGSLATRLLVSAAVKTPGEGAAELSEVLGTPRQKQRMLRVGGSWGAPRPGAPRRLRFSAPRPVFAGDSGPPGVSSEPGRGAGGRERRGPEFMLIRAEPASRLPSAAPAASSAGHSAGRSRREAPGDRARELGGPRAAAAAGPGRASGGGGAAAGHRRGHRAGPGGDAGAAMGRRRLPVWLCAVAALLSGAQAKGTPLLARPAPPGASRYSLYTTGWRPRLRPGSHKRRHGGGGARGRAPAQAVAQRSGRLRGWRRKMSRGGLARRLGSWQCPRKPFQRSNIFQLRCVQTPGAADQVEGEEEGRSAQSTRRAPRAEPPLPRQVGDGAVHPPAVSPAPATPGTPTGAGLQSCWGILRPGWTRVVKQPSQWDTIFPYRALCAYVVHRNVTCVLQEGAESYVKAEYRQCGWGPKCPGTVTYRTVLRPKYKVGYKTVTELAWRCCPGLTGERCPEHLTDHGAAPPRLEPEPQIPSGQLGPGLRPPPYSRAAPSPHGRKGPGLFGKRLERLEGDVQRLAQTYGTLSGVVASQEDPNRVNGGPRAPAAPVGFGVIPEGLVDPGERVRGPPTPPLDEILTKVTEVSNTLQTKVQLLDEVHGLALGHEAHLQRLREAPPSPLTSLALLEEYVDRRLHRLWGSLLDGFEQKLQGIQSACDLRVQEVRQQCEEGQAASRRLHQSLDGRELALRRELSQLGSRLQGLSAAGGGGCCGQLAVISARVDSLERTLQAVTETQRAPGGLAGDELTRLSAAMLEGGVDGLLEGLETLNGTESGARGCCLRMEMGGWGLGGFRTMLEERMQSLEERLATLAGALSQDSAPPGRSARPLVQTELAVLEQRLVSLETSCIPSTTSAILDNLVAEVKAWQSRSEALLRQVASHAALLQQLNGTVAEVQGQLAEGTGSSLQGEITLLKVNLNSVSKSLTGLSDSVSQYSDAFSAANTSLDERERKVEAEVHAIQEEVSSQGSRLQAGHRQVLNLRGELEQLKAGVAKVAGGLSRCQDTAQELQHAMRHFDQRVAQVEGACRRLGVLAAGLDSWPRDGLWGHMDQLNRTLAQHTQDIARLRDDLLDCRAQLAEQARPGRAD; this is translated from the exons ATGACTATAAAGGCCAACTCTTGGGTTCCAAGAGTCAACTTCACAAGCAAAATACGGAGGAAGTCTGGCTTCATTGTAGCTCCTG AGAGCGACAACAGGATCCCTCCAGAGAACCCGAGGGGCAGCCTGGCCACCAGACTACTGGTTAGTGCGGCGGTTAAAacgcctggggagggggcagcagagtTATCAGAGGTCCTGGGCACCCCTAGACAAA AGCAGCGCATGCTGCGGGTGGGCGGCTCCTGGGGAGCCCCGCGCCCAGGCGCCCCGAGGAGGCTCCGCTTCTCTGCTCCCCGCCCGGTGTTCGCGGGCGACA GCGGCCCCCCGGGCGTCAGCTCCGAGCCGGGGCGGGGGGCTGGCGGCCGAGAGCGGCGCGGCCCCGAGTTTATGCTAATCCGCGCAGAgcccgcctcccgcctcccctccGCGGCCCCAGCCGCGAGCAGCGCCGGCCACTCCGCGGGACGCAGCCGCCGCGAAGCGCCAGGCGACCGGGCCAGAGAGCTCGGGGGGCcgcgagcggcggcggcggcgggaccCGGGCGGGCGAGTGGCGGGGGCGGCGCTGCGGCAGGACACCGGCGGGGGCACCGCGCGGGGCCCGGCGGGGACGCGGGAGCCGCGATGGGCCGGCGGCGCCTGCCCGTCTGGCTGTGCGCCGTCGCGGCGCTGCTCTCGGGGGCGCAGGCCAAGGGCACCCCGCTCCTGGCGCGGCCCGCGCCGCCCGGCGCCTCCCGCTACAGTCTCTACACGACGGGATGGCGCCCGCGGCTGCGCCCGGGGTCGCACAA GCGGCGGCACGGAGGGGGCGGCGCCCGGGGCCGGGCCCCTGCCCAGGCGGTCGCCCAGCGCTCCGGGAGGCTGCGGGGCTGGCGAAGGAAAATGAGCCGAGGGGGCCTGGCGCGGCGGCTGGGATCCTGGCAGTGCCCGCGGAAACCTTTCCAGAGAAGTAACATTTTCCAGCTGCGCTGTGTGCAAACTCCGGGCGCAGCGGaccaggtggagggagaggaggaagggcggtCCGCGCAGAGCACGCGGCGGGCTCCCCGCGCCgagcctcccctgccccgccaGGTAGGAGATGGAGCCGTGCACCCTCCCGCAGTCAGCCCGGCCCCAGCAACCCCTGGGACCCCCACCGGGGCCGGGCTGCAGAGCTGCTGGGGGATTCTGCGTCCTGGCTGGACCCGTGTTGTGAAACAGCCGTCGCAGTG GGACACCATTTTCCCCTATAGGGCCCTCTGTGCCTACGTGGTACACAGGAACGTGACCTGCGTCCtacaggagggagcagagagctACGTAAAGGCTGAATACCGGCAGTGTGGATGGGGGCCCAAGTGCCCCGGGACAGTCAC GTACCGCACTGTGCTCAGACCCAAATACAAGGTCGGATACAAGACAGTGACAGAACTCGCCTGGCGTTGCTGCCCTGGCCTCACTGGGGAACGCTGCCCTGAGCACCTTACGGACCACGGGGCCGCCCCACCCCGGCTGGAGCCTGAGCCCCAGATTCCCTCGGGCCAGCTGGGTCCAGGCCTCAGGCCCCCTCCTTACAGcagagcagcccccagccctcacG gAAGGAAAGGTCCAGGGCTGTTTGGCAAGCGGCTGGAACGCCTGGAGGGTGATGTCCAGCGCCTGGCACAAACATATGGTACCCTCAGTGGCGTGGTGGCCAGCCAGGAGGACCCCAACAGGGTGAATGGTggccccagggctcctgctgcCCCTGTGGGCTTCGGAGTCATCCCCGAGGGGCTCGTGGATCCAGGAGAGAGAGTCAGAGGGCCACCCACACCTCCCCTGGACGAGATCCTGACCAAGGTGACAGAGGTGAGCAACACGCTGCAGACCAAGGTGCAGCTGCTGGATGAGGTGCACGGGCTGGCACTGGGCCACGAGGCCCACCTGCAGCGGCTGCGGGAGGCCCCGCCATCCCCACTCACCTCCCTGGCACTGTTGGAGGAGTATGTGGACCGACGGCTGCACCGCCTCTGGGGCAGCCTGCTGGACGGCTTCGAGCAGAAGCTGCAAGGCATCCAGAGTGCCTGCGACCTGCGGGTGCAGGAGGTGCGGCAGCAGTGCGAGGAGGGCCAGGCAGCCAGCCGGAGGCTGCACCAGAGCCTCGATGGCCGGGAGCTGGCCCTGCGCCGGGAGCTCTCCCAGCTGGGCAGCCGGCTGCAGGGCCTGAGCGCAGCGGGCGGGGGCGGCTGCTGCGGCCAGCTGGCGGTGATCAGTGCCCGTGTGGATAGCCTTGAGAGGACCCTGCAGGCAGTCACCGAGACCCAAAGGGCCCCTGGAGGCCTGGCTGGGGATGAGCTCACACGACTCTCTGCCGCCATGCTCGAGGGAGGTGTGGACGGGCTACTCGAGGGCCTGGAGACGCTCAATGGGACGGAGAGTGGAGCGAGGGGCTGCTGCCTGAGAATGGAgatggggggctgggggctgggcggcTTCAGGACCATGCTGGAAGAGCGCATGCAGAGCCTCGAGGAGCGCCTGGCGACACTGGCTGGGGCGCTAAGCCAAGACAGCGCTCCACCGGGCAGGTCAGCACGGCCCCTTGTGCAGACAGAGCTGGCCGTGCTGGAACAACGGCTGGTCTCACTGGAGACCTCATGCATCCCCAGCACCACCTCGGCCATCCTGGACAACCTCGTGGCGGAGGTGAAAGCCTGGCAAAGCCGGAGTGAGGCCCTCCTACGCCAGGTGGCCAGCCACGCAGCTCTGCTCCAGCAGCTCAATGGCACCGTGGCCGAGGTCCAGGGGCAGCTGGCAGAAGGGACGGGCAGCTCACTCCAAGGTGAGATCACTCTGCTCAAGGTCAACCTGAACTCGGTGAGCAAGTCACTCACGGGGCTCAGTGACTCTGTCAGCCAGTACTCTGACGCCTTTTCAGCCGCCAACACATCCCTGGATGAGCGAGAACGCAAAGTGGAAGCCGAAGTCCACGCCATCCAGGAGGAGGTCAGCAGCCAAggctccaggctccaggctggCCACAGGCAGGTCCTGAACCTGCGGGGTGAGCTGGAACAACTCAAGGCTGGTGTGGCCAAGGTGGCCGGCGGGCTCAGCCGCTGCCAGGACACAGCCCAGGAACTCCAGCACGCAATGCGCCACTTTGACCAGCGGGTGGCACAAGTGGAGGGCGCCTGTAGGAGGCTGGGCGTGCTGGCGGCAGGCCTCGACAGCTGGCCCCGGGATGGCCTGTGGGGCCACATGGACCAGCTGAACCGCACACTGGCCCAGCACACACAGGACATTGCCCGCCTCCGAGATGACCTGCTGGACTGCCGGGCCCAGCTGGCTGAGCAGGCACGGCCAGGGCGAGCCGACTAG